In one window of Pseudodesulfovibrio sediminis DNA:
- a CDS encoding sodium:solute symporter family protein, which yields MEGKLIGILIYLGVIFFLGYKAWKKTKESTDYMLAGRSMNPFVLAMSYGATFVSTSAIVGFGGVSGMFGMSLLWLTFLTIFVGVFIAMVFFGKRTRRMGLALNTHTFPELLGRRYKSKFIQQFTGVVIFVFIPVYAAAVLIGICRMLEVAFPAISYHYWLIIVTAIVAMYVITGGLKAVMYTDAFQGSIMAVMMLILMVTTYSLLGGMTEAHQALTDMVNLIPAKMLKGGLVSWTEGPNFKSPIGLTVYTTIIYGVGIGVLAQPQLAIRYMTVPSDRELNRAVAIGGVFILLMTGVAFITGALSNVVFFNEFGKISSVMAKGNYDKIIPLYIDKIMPGWFSGLFLVAMFAAAMSTMSSQYHVGGTSLSRDFLEQYVEIGNDGSSMKLNRLGVTIAIIATLIWAWLLPEGVIARATAFFFGLCAASFLPIYVLGLYWKGMTKLGAKISMIGGFSFSMFWLLFIHLKEAAPIGLCQAVTGKVTLVADAAPMSWLWLMQWVDPNVVALPVSIILAVGASLATRRMEQDHLNLCWDGLC from the coding sequence ATGGAAGGCAAACTCATCGGCATACTCATTTACTTGGGAGTCATTTTCTTTCTTGGATACAAAGCATGGAAAAAGACCAAGGAATCGACTGATTACATGCTCGCCGGTCGCTCCATGAATCCGTTCGTTCTGGCCATGTCATACGGAGCAACCTTTGTATCCACATCCGCCATTGTGGGGTTTGGCGGCGTGTCCGGCATGTTTGGCATGTCGTTGCTCTGGCTCACCTTTCTGACCATTTTTGTCGGTGTTTTCATTGCCATGGTCTTTTTTGGCAAGCGGACCCGCCGTATGGGGCTGGCCCTGAATACGCACACCTTCCCAGAACTGCTGGGAAGGCGCTATAAATCGAAGTTCATCCAGCAGTTCACCGGGGTCGTCATTTTTGTCTTCATCCCGGTCTATGCCGCTGCCGTGCTTATCGGCATCTGCCGCATGCTTGAAGTGGCTTTTCCGGCGATCAGCTATCATTACTGGCTTATTATCGTCACTGCGATTGTTGCCATGTACGTCATTACCGGCGGCTTGAAAGCGGTCATGTATACAGACGCCTTCCAAGGATCCATCATGGCCGTCATGATGCTTATCCTTATGGTGACTACCTACTCTCTTCTTGGAGGAATGACCGAAGCGCACCAGGCCCTTACGGATATGGTCAACCTGATCCCTGCCAAAATGCTCAAAGGGGGCCTTGTCAGTTGGACAGAAGGACCAAACTTCAAATCCCCTATCGGCCTGACTGTCTACACCACCATCATTTACGGTGTCGGCATCGGGGTTCTGGCACAGCCTCAACTCGCTATCCGCTACATGACCGTGCCCTCAGACCGTGAGCTGAATCGTGCCGTGGCTATCGGCGGTGTCTTTATCCTGCTCATGACCGGCGTGGCATTCATCACCGGCGCTCTGTCAAATGTCGTCTTTTTCAATGAATTCGGGAAGATTTCCAGTGTCATGGCCAAAGGTAATTACGACAAAATCATTCCCCTTTATATCGATAAAATAATGCCGGGATGGTTTTCAGGGCTCTTCCTTGTGGCCATGTTTGCCGCAGCCATGTCCACCATGAGTTCTCAATATCATGTGGGTGGTACATCGCTCTCGCGCGACTTTCTGGAACAGTACGTTGAAATTGGCAATGACGGCTCGTCCATGAAGCTGAATCGTCTTGGAGTCACTATCGCCATCATCGCCACCCTGATTTGGGCCTGGCTGCTTCCTGAAGGGGTCATCGCACGCGCCACGGCATTCTTTTTTGGTCTGTGTGCAGCCTCGTTCCTGCCCATTTACGTGCTTGGACTGTATTGGAAGGGCATGACAAAGCTCGGCGCCAAGATATCCATGATCGGTGGATTCTCTTTTTCCATGTTCTGGCTGCTATTCATTCACCTGAAAGAAGCTGCCCCCATTGGATTGTGTCAGGCTGTGACCGGCAAGGTTACGCTGGTCGCTGATGCCGCGCCCATGTCCTGGTTGTGGCTCATGCAATGGGTGGACCCCAATGTGGTCGCCCTGCCCGTCTCCATCATTCTGGCCGTCGGTGCCAGCCTTGCCACTCGACGAATGGAACAGGATCATCTGAATCTGTGCTGGGACGGACTCTGTTAA
- a CDS encoding symporter small accessory protein, with protein MLGFGSMEIALAFWLSVGATVLCVVYGLLNWNNKGNDEPGGDA; from the coding sequence ATGTTGGGTTTTGGAAGTATGGAGATAGCACTTGCGTTCTGGCTATCCGTCGGTGCGACGGTACTGTGTGTTGTTTATGGACTCTTGAACTGGAACAACAAAGGCAATGATGAACCCGGGGGGGATGCATAG
- the secF gene encoding protein translocase subunit SecF yields the protein MGLQIIKPNTTIDFIGIKKIAFILSALLILAGLGSLIIKGGPKYGIDFAGGMIVQVKIEKDTDVNMVKDALKGVELPGLVVQTFGLEGDHEYLIRTSSSNISSEEVRNRVNNAFQANLDGASYDIQRLEMVGPKVGADLRSKALEALFYAVLLIAVYISGRFEQRWTVAGFMAAALGAGVYGIGLLGLDMGWLIIAALAITVGLCWYLKLNYALGAVTALIHDVTITIGIFSILGKEFDLTIIAALLTIIGYSLNDTIIVFDRIRENSNARKNTNSFADVINLSVNQTLSRTIMTSLTTLMVVFCLFVLGGSVIHDFALALLIGIGVGTYSSIFVASPILLGFGPSDFAKQDEVEA from the coding sequence ATGGGACTTCAAATAATTAAACCCAACACGACTATTGACTTCATCGGCATCAAGAAGATTGCCTTTATTCTCTCGGCGCTGCTTATTCTGGCCGGTCTCGGCTCCCTGATTATCAAGGGTGGCCCCAAGTACGGCATCGACTTCGCAGGCGGCATGATCGTCCAGGTAAAGATCGAAAAAGATACAGACGTCAATATGGTCAAGGATGCCCTGAAGGGTGTCGAGCTGCCCGGATTGGTCGTCCAGACATTCGGTCTGGAAGGCGACCACGAGTACCTGATTCGCACCTCCAGTTCCAACATCTCCTCGGAGGAAGTCAGGAACCGGGTGAACAATGCGTTTCAAGCCAATCTTGACGGTGCATCGTACGATATCCAACGCCTTGAAATGGTTGGCCCCAAGGTCGGTGCCGACTTACGTTCCAAGGCCTTGGAAGCACTGTTCTACGCAGTGTTGCTGATTGCCGTTTACATCTCGGGCCGCTTTGAACAGCGGTGGACCGTAGCTGGCTTCATGGCCGCCGCTTTGGGCGCAGGTGTGTATGGTATCGGTTTGCTCGGTCTTGACATGGGCTGGCTCATTATCGCGGCTCTGGCCATCACGGTCGGGCTGTGTTGGTACCTGAAACTCAACTACGCTCTCGGCGCTGTAACGGCGCTTATACATGACGTGACCATAACGATCGGCATCTTCTCAATTCTGGGCAAGGAATTCGACCTGACGATCATTGCGGCATTGCTGACCATCATCGGTTACTCGCTTAACGATACCATTATCGTATTCGACCGTATCCGTGAAAACAGCAACGCACGCAAGAACACCAATTCCTTTGCGGATGTGATCAATCTGTCAGTCAACCAGACATTGTCTCGTACCATCATGACGTCACTCACGACGTTGATGGTCGTGTTCTGCCTGTTTGTTCTTGGTGGTTCCGTTATCCACGACTTTGCCCTGGCACTGCTCATAGGCATCGGCGTTGGAACGTATTCCTCCATCTTTGTCGCCAGCCCGATCCTTCTTGGTTTCGGCCCCAGCGACTTTGCCAAGCAGGACGAAGTAGAAGCATAA
- the yajC gene encoding preprotein translocase subunit YajC, whose amino-acid sequence MLFESVAYAMAPPAGGGGEGGLGAIIGGPLPMLVLMFAIFYFLLIRPQQKKQKTHKAMLEALKKGDKVWTNGGILGTIVSIDGDNITIEIATGVNVVIKRGFVADKDGGAPAADKK is encoded by the coding sequence ATGCTCTTCGAATCCGTAGCATATGCCATGGCCCCGCCCGCAGGTGGCGGTGGTGAAGGCGGCTTGGGCGCCATTATTGGCGGTCCGCTGCCCATGCTCGTCCTGATGTTCGCCATTTTCTACTTCCTGCTCATCCGTCCGCAGCAGAAAAAGCAGAAAACCCACAAGGCTATGCTGGAAGCCCTCAAAAAGGGTGACAAAGTATGGACCAATGGCGGCATCCTTGGCACTATCGTGTCCATCGATGGTGACAATATCACCATTGAAATCGCCACAGGTGTCAACGTTGTCATCAAGCGCGGCTTCGTAGCCGACAAGGATGGCGGCGCACCCGCAGCCGACAAGAAGTAG
- a CDS encoding glutamate synthase-related protein — translation MLFQPINKNYHEFVIDRDPDLCINCKVCIRQCSYEAHFWDDARQKVMHDNAKCIGCHRCEALCPTNALNIRNKPSDFRTNSLWRPVFLQNIYKQADTGGVLLAGMGSPVDIPVYWDQMLLDASQVTNPSIDPLREPMELKTFLGAKPRKLDITTDKKTGKPRLNTRLTPQLELDIPIMFAAMSFGAINFNLHRAMARAATETGTAYNTGEGGLHKSLYKYGANTIVQVASGRFGVHRDYLKAGAGIEIKVGQGAKPGIGGHLPGEKINDKVSETRMIPIGSDAISPAPHHDIYSIEDLLQLIYALKEASEYKAPVSVKIAAVHNVAAIASGIARAGADIVTIDGMRGGTGAAPAMIRDNVGIPIELALAQVDQRLRDEGIRNNVSIVAAGGIRCSGDVVKAIALGADAVYIGTATLISVGCTLCGRCYTGKCPWGIATNDPKLSKRQNPDIAAKKMANLIRAWGHEIEEMLGGMGLNSIESLRGNRDKLRGVGISDTELDILGIKHAGR, via the coding sequence TTGCTGTTTCAGCCCATCAACAAGAACTATCATGAGTTCGTCATAGACCGGGACCCGGACCTGTGCATCAACTGCAAGGTCTGCATCCGGCAATGTTCCTATGAGGCGCATTTCTGGGATGATGCCCGCCAAAAGGTCATGCATGACAATGCCAAGTGTATCGGCTGCCATAGATGCGAAGCCCTCTGTCCGACCAACGCGTTGAATATACGCAACAAACCATCAGATTTTCGGACAAACAGCTTGTGGAGACCGGTCTTTCTGCAAAATATCTATAAACAGGCGGATACAGGCGGTGTACTTCTGGCAGGCATGGGCTCGCCGGTAGATATTCCCGTTTATTGGGATCAGATGCTTCTGGATGCCTCCCAGGTAACCAATCCATCAATTGACCCTCTACGCGAGCCCATGGAGTTGAAGACGTTCCTCGGGGCCAAGCCCCGCAAGTTGGATATCACGACCGACAAGAAAACCGGAAAACCCCGATTGAACACCCGGCTCACACCGCAACTTGAATTGGATATTCCCATTATGTTCGCAGCCATGAGTTTTGGTGCCATCAATTTCAATCTTCACCGCGCCATGGCCCGTGCCGCCACGGAAACCGGCACCGCCTACAACACAGGCGAGGGCGGTCTGCACAAATCATTATATAAGTATGGCGCAAACACCATTGTTCAGGTGGCGTCCGGTCGTTTCGGCGTGCACCGCGACTACCTCAAGGCAGGCGCAGGGATCGAGATCAAAGTCGGACAGGGCGCAAAGCCTGGGATAGGCGGTCATCTCCCCGGTGAAAAGATCAACGACAAGGTCTCTGAAACCCGGATGATTCCCATTGGCTCAGACGCCATCTCGCCGGCACCGCATCACGATATTTATTCTATCGAGGATTTGCTCCAGCTTATCTATGCATTGAAAGAGGCCTCCGAATACAAGGCTCCTGTCTCGGTCAAGATAGCAGCGGTACACAACGTGGCCGCCATTGCTTCAGGTATCGCCCGGGCTGGCGCCGATATCGTGACCATTGACGGAATGCGTGGCGGTACTGGAGCTGCCCCGGCCATGATTCGAGACAATGTGGGGATTCCTATCGAGCTTGCTCTGGCACAGGTGGATCAACGACTGAGAGATGAGGGCATCCGCAACAATGTGTCCATTGTGGCAGCAGGCGGCATCCGTTGTTCCGGTGACGTGGTCAAGGCAATCGCCCTGGGTGCCGACGCCGTGTATATCGGCACCGCAACCCTGATCTCAGTGGGGTGTACTCTGTGCGGACGGTGCTATACGGGCAAATGTCCGTGGGGGATCGCCACCAATGACCCCAAGCTGTCCAAACGGCAAAATCCGGATATCGCGGCCAAGAAAATGGCCAACCTCATTCGTGCATGGGGGCACGAAATTGAAGAGATGCTCGGAGGTATGGGGCTGAACTCCATCGAATCCCTGCGCGGCAATCGAGACAAACTGCGCGGCGTGGGTATTTCCGACACTGAACTCGACATTCTCGGCATCAAACACGCCGGGCGCTAG
- the dut gene encoding dUTP diphosphatase, whose protein sequence is MNKINVNMKFLHPVWEEHKLAYATEYSAGLDLRACLDVDEIEIGPGEKAAIPAGVAIEIHEPSIAGYVFSRSGLGTKDGLTVSQGVGVIDPDYRGEIKVSLLNTSDQVRRIKRGQRIAQLVFMPIFQANILPMDELGETDRGAGGFGSTGKH, encoded by the coding sequence ATGAATAAAATCAATGTAAATATGAAATTTCTCCACCCAGTGTGGGAGGAGCACAAGCTGGCCTATGCAACGGAATATTCGGCAGGACTCGACCTGCGCGCCTGTCTCGATGTGGATGAAATCGAAATCGGGCCAGGTGAAAAGGCAGCCATTCCTGCCGGAGTCGCCATTGAAATCCATGAACCTTCCATTGCAGGGTACGTTTTTTCTCGGAGCGGCCTTGGCACCAAGGACGGCCTTACCGTCAGCCAGGGCGTTGGAGTCATTGATCCGGACTATCGTGGGGAAATCAAGGTGTCTCTGCTCAACACCTCCGATCAAGTGCGACGAATCAAGCGCGGACAGCGCATCGCACAACTGGTCTTCATGCCCATCTTTCAGGCCAACATCCTTCCAATGGATGAACTCGGTGAAACAGACCGTGGGGCCGGAGGATTCGGATCAACAGGCAAACATTAA
- a CDS encoding adenylate kinase — translation MNILIFGPNGSGKGTQGTLAKDKYGLDHIESGAIFRKHIGGGTELGMKAKEYINKGELVPDDITIPMVLDVLSNSDENGWLLDGFPRSLVQGEKLWESLQKDGEKLDFVIEIKLPREIAKGRIMGRRLCENNPNHPNNVGIPVIAPDGDKCRVCGGALSAREDDQDEAAIDQRHDIYYDEETGTMAACNFYKNMTDGGFKFIELNGEDSIDTIKDYLMSQLV, via the coding sequence ATGAATATTCTTATTTTCGGCCCCAACGGCTCCGGTAAAGGCACCCAGGGAACCCTGGCCAAAGACAAATACGGTCTGGATCACATCGAATCCGGTGCCATTTTCCGCAAGCACATCGGCGGCGGCACCGAACTCGGCATGAAAGCCAAGGAATACATCAACAAGGGCGAGCTCGTTCCTGATGACATTACCATCCCGATGGTTCTGGACGTTCTGTCCAACTCTGATGAAAACGGCTGGTTGCTTGACGGCTTTCCCCGCTCTCTCGTTCAGGGTGAAAAGCTGTGGGAATCCCTGCAGAAAGATGGCGAAAAGCTCGACTTCGTTATCGAAATTAAGCTGCCCCGCGAAATCGCCAAGGGTCGCATCATGGGTCGTCGCCTCTGCGAGAACAACCCGAACCACCCTAACAACGTCGGTATCCCTGTGATCGCTCCTGACGGTGACAAATGTCGTGTCTGCGGCGGCGCTCTGTCCGCTCGTGAAGATGACCAGGATGAAGCCGCTATCGATCAGCGTCACGACATCTACTACGATGAAGAGACCGGCACCATGGCCGCTTGCAACTTCTACAAGAACATGACTGACGGTGGTTTCAAGTTCATCGAACTCAACGGTGAAGATTCCATTGATACTATCAAGGACTACCTGATGAGCCAGCTCGTCTAG
- a CDS encoding NAD(P)/FAD-dependent oxidoreductase gives MKYVIIGNGIASIGAIEGIRKVDTTNEILVIGAEDSHAYGRPLISYLLAGKIGPERLALRPQDFYQKSNVSLMLGTRVTGIDTTTKTITTDQGDTVEFQHLLIATGGIPFSPSIPGTDGADVYNFTNLTHTQLLISKAKEIKRAVVIGGGLIGLKAGESLFDRGVEVTILELSPRILSLAFDENAAALAGKRLEEVGLHVRCGVTAKDIQRDTDGRLKGIHLTDGDFLQCDAVVIAIGVVPNYDLAKNAAIEVDQGIRVDEHMHTSAEGVYAAGDVAQAKDLLFGEKRVIPIWTNAYNQGFCAGKNMAGCATEFTGSLSMNSISFYGLPTISVGRVNPPEGDDSYEIALSLDEKKKSYRKLVFQNDRLVGYVLVGDIDMAGMYTAFVKFKMAVPEGAKKQILAGEPDVLMWPDDFFQETWNPGVVDPD, from the coding sequence ATGAAATACGTCATCATCGGGAACGGAATCGCTTCTATCGGTGCCATTGAAGGCATCCGCAAGGTCGATACCACAAACGAAATTCTGGTTATTGGCGCCGAAGACTCCCATGCCTACGGACGTCCGCTTATCTCCTACCTGTTGGCCGGGAAGATCGGCCCCGAGCGATTAGCCCTTCGTCCGCAGGATTTTTATCAAAAAAGCAATGTTTCTCTGATGCTTGGTACGCGGGTTACCGGCATAGACACCACGACAAAGACAATAACGACCGACCAGGGTGACACGGTTGAATTTCAGCATTTACTCATTGCCACAGGCGGTATTCCTTTTTCACCGTCCATTCCGGGAACCGATGGTGCTGACGTCTATAATTTCACCAACCTGACACACACACAGCTTCTCATATCGAAAGCCAAGGAAATAAAGAGGGCGGTTGTCATCGGCGGGGGGCTTATCGGCCTCAAAGCAGGTGAATCACTTTTTGATCGAGGGGTTGAGGTAACCATTCTGGAGCTTTCTCCACGCATTTTGAGTCTGGCTTTTGACGAGAATGCGGCAGCGCTTGCAGGAAAACGACTGGAAGAAGTGGGGCTTCATGTTCGATGCGGTGTAACAGCCAAGGACATTCAACGAGATACTGATGGCCGACTCAAAGGGATCCATCTGACAGACGGCGACTTTTTGCAATGTGACGCAGTGGTGATTGCCATCGGCGTAGTGCCCAACTACGATCTTGCCAAAAATGCCGCCATCGAAGTGGATCAAGGCATCAGGGTGGATGAACATATGCACACCAGCGCCGAGGGAGTGTATGCCGCAGGCGATGTGGCCCAGGCCAAAGATCTGTTGTTCGGTGAAAAACGCGTCATTCCCATCTGGACCAACGCTTACAATCAGGGCTTTTGCGCAGGCAAGAACATGGCTGGTTGCGCTACCGAATTCACCGGTTCCCTGTCCATGAATTCAATATCATTTTATGGTTTGCCTACTATTTCAGTGGGGCGGGTAAATCCTCCCGAGGGCGATGATTCTTATGAAATAGCCCTGTCGCTGGATGAAAAGAAAAAAAGCTATCGCAAGCTCGTATTTCAGAACGATCGCCTGGTGGGCTATGTTTTGGTGGGTGATATTGATATGGCAGGCATGTACACCGCTTTTGTCAAATTCAAGATGGCTGTCCCGGAAGGGGCCAAGAAGCAAATCCTGGCCGGAGAGCCTGATGTGTTGATGTGGCCCGACGATTTTTTCCAGGAAACATGGAATCCCGGCGTTGTTGACCCCGACTAA
- the secD gene encoding protein translocase subunit SecD produces MQSLRFRAIAALIVLILGLVYMLPSVPGVQDSALGKILPGDAINLGLDLKGGIHLTLGVDMDTAMDNNLARLGDDLKATAREGDVFILRPTVLSESQIEVTLLKGDQKDAFDTIIKNSSPFAIESSTPLGDSKLKYVLSISPQYRSNIEKLTMEQAIKTIRNRIDQFGVAEPDIRRQQDNRIQVQLPGLQDPERAIKIIGQTALLEFKMVDDTADIEKAKKGILAPGRELSTILHKLPNGKYSETSIVLKKDSVLTGEYVTDAKVSMDQWNKPFVSITFNARGGAIFTNLTSENVNKRMAIVLDGKVYSAPVIQERISGGRASITGQFTQEEARDLAVVLRAGSLPAPVQILEQRTVGPSLGQESIDNGIMSAVIGMVAVLAFMLIYYGFAGMVADLVLCINIMLIMSGLALFGATLTLPGIAGIILTIGMAVDANVIIFERIREELRRGLSSTQAIIEGYDRATLTILDANLTTVIAAIILYQFGTGPIRGFAVTLILGIVTSMFTAIFVSRILFDLYTKSRSANAKLSI; encoded by the coding sequence ATGCAAAGTTTACGTTTCAGAGCCATTGCGGCCCTGATCGTCCTGATCCTCGGACTGGTATACATGTTACCGTCCGTTCCCGGCGTACAGGATTCTGCTTTGGGCAAAATCCTTCCGGGCGATGCCATTAATCTTGGCCTCGACCTCAAAGGCGGTATCCATCTCACTCTTGGTGTTGATATGGATACGGCCATGGACAACAACCTGGCCCGTCTTGGAGACGACCTCAAGGCCACGGCACGCGAGGGGGATGTCTTCATCCTGCGTCCGACAGTGCTGTCCGAATCTCAGATCGAGGTGACCCTGCTCAAAGGTGATCAAAAAGATGCCTTTGATACAATCATCAAAAATTCCAGCCCTTTTGCCATAGAGAGTAGTACTCCCCTGGGTGACAGCAAGCTGAAATATGTCCTGTCCATTTCCCCCCAGTACCGCAGCAATATCGAAAAGCTGACAATGGAACAGGCTATCAAGACCATCCGCAACAGGATTGACCAGTTCGGCGTTGCCGAACCTGATATCCGTCGTCAGCAGGATAATCGAATCCAGGTCCAGTTGCCTGGTCTTCAGGATCCTGAACGCGCCATCAAGATCATCGGGCAGACAGCACTCCTCGAATTCAAGATGGTCGATGACACTGCTGATATCGAAAAAGCGAAGAAGGGCATACTTGCTCCAGGTCGAGAACTTTCAACGATTCTGCACAAACTGCCCAACGGTAAGTACTCTGAGACATCCATTGTTCTCAAAAAAGACTCTGTGCTCACCGGTGAGTATGTCACTGACGCAAAGGTTTCCATGGACCAGTGGAACAAGCCCTTCGTGTCCATTACCTTTAATGCACGCGGTGGCGCCATCTTCACCAACCTTACCAGCGAAAACGTCAACAAACGCATGGCGATCGTTCTGGATGGCAAGGTGTATTCCGCCCCGGTCATTCAGGAACGTATCTCCGGCGGTCGCGCATCCATTACCGGTCAATTCACTCAGGAAGAAGCGCGTGACCTGGCTGTCGTATTGCGCGCCGGTTCCCTGCCTGCCCCAGTTCAGATCCTTGAGCAGCGCACAGTAGGCCCGTCCCTGGGACAGGAATCCATCGACAACGGTATCATGTCCGCAGTTATCGGTATGGTCGCGGTGCTTGCCTTCATGCTGATCTATTACGGATTCGCTGGCATGGTCGCCGACCTGGTGCTCTGCATCAACATCATGCTCATCATGAGTGGTCTCGCCTTATTTGGTGCGACGCTGACCTTGCCGGGTATAGCGGGTATCATCCTGACTATCGGTATGGCCGTTGACGCCAACGTCATCATCTTTGAACGTATCCGTGAAGAACTCAGACGAGGCCTCTCCTCGACGCAGGCCATAATTGAAGGGTATGACAGAGCTACGCTCACCATCCTGGACGCGAACCTGACCACCGTCATTGCGGCCATTATCCTCTATCAGTTCGGAACCGGCCCGATTCGTGGTTTTGCTGTTACCTTGATACTCGGTATCGTCACATCCATGTTCACGGCCATCTTCGTGTCGCGCATCCTGTTCGACCTGTACACTAAAAGCCGCTCCGCCAACGCGAAGCTGAGCATTTAA
- a CDS encoding class II glutamine amidotransferase, whose protein sequence is MKAPDRYYDFEKDISGCGVFGVINKKRGLISGDMPIQAMTCMHDRGNGLGGGFAAYGIYPDHADKYCFHMMCDDTAAISGSESLLKKYFELHFYEPIPTRRTLAIPTSPRFNRYFVTVPENPDNEFWELPEEDYVVAVVMKINTTIPGAFVVSSGKNMGAFKGVGFPEDIAEFFRLEEYEAYIWTGHNRFPTNTPGWWGGAHPFTILNWSIVHNGEISSYGINRRYLCEHDYLCTMMTDTEVVAYELDMLIRKHGLSWEMAAKVFAPPFWDEIERMDEDEKELYTTLRATYGPAMLNGPFAILVASNNRLMGLNDRIKLRPLLVAEKDDMIFMSSEESAVRDVCPELDRVWMPKAGEPVIVDMEA, encoded by the coding sequence ATGAAAGCACCAGACAGATATTATGATTTCGAAAAAGACATTTCCGGTTGCGGCGTCTTTGGCGTCATCAACAAGAAGCGTGGTCTGATTTCCGGTGACATGCCCATTCAGGCCATGACCTGCATGCATGACCGAGGTAACGGGCTGGGTGGCGGATTCGCCGCCTATGGCATTTACCCGGACCATGCAGACAAATACTGCTTTCACATGATGTGTGATGATACAGCTGCCATCAGTGGGTCTGAATCCTTGCTCAAGAAATACTTCGAGTTACATTTCTACGAACCGATTCCGACACGCCGGACATTGGCTATTCCGACGTCTCCCAGATTCAATCGGTATTTCGTGACTGTTCCCGAGAATCCGGACAATGAATTCTGGGAACTGCCTGAGGAGGATTATGTGGTGGCCGTTGTCATGAAAATCAACACCACCATTCCCGGCGCGTTCGTCGTCTCCAGCGGCAAGAACATGGGAGCCTTCAAAGGGGTCGGTTTTCCTGAAGATATCGCTGAATTCTTCCGGCTGGAAGAATATGAAGCGTATATCTGGACCGGCCATAATCGCTTCCCGACCAATACACCGGGCTGGTGGGGAGGGGCTCATCCTTTCACCATTTTAAACTGGTCCATAGTACATAACGGCGAAATTTCTTCCTACGGTATCAACCGGCGCTACCTTTGTGAGCACGACTACCTGTGCACCATGATGACTGACACCGAGGTTGTGGCCTATGAACTCGATATGCTCATCCGCAAACATGGTCTTTCCTGGGAAATGGCAGCTAAGGTGTTTGCTCCGCCTTTTTGGGATGAAATTGAACGTATGGACGAGGATGAAAAGGAACTCTACACCACGCTTCGCGCCACATACGGACCGGCCATGCTCAACGGGCCGTTCGCCATCCTGGTGGCGAGCAACAACAGGCTCATGGGACTCAATGATCGGATCAAACTCAGGCCATTGCTGGTGGCTGAAAAGGACGACATGATCTTCATGTCTTCAGAAGAATCTGCCGTGCGTGATGTCTGCCCGGAACTGGACAGGGTATGGATGCCCAAGGCAGGCGAACCGGTAATTGTGGATATGGAGGCTTAA
- a CDS encoding 4Fe-4S dicluster domain-containing protein, whose translation MKRVYPNKEYCIGCHLCELACITSHSKSKDLIIAFREERGKDGLSPRKRVFENGDISVAISCRHCDEPACVAACIAGGLHKDPETGRTVYDREKCVGCWSCLMSCPYGAIRRHPTEDKIVKCDLCFERENGPACVEACPNGALKFEER comes from the coding sequence ATGAAACGAGTTTATCCGAATAAAGAATATTGTATCGGCTGCCACCTTTGTGAGCTGGCCTGTATTACATCCCACTCCAAGTCAAAGGATCTGATCATCGCTTTCCGCGAGGAGCGGGGAAAGGACGGGCTTTCTCCGCGAAAACGCGTATTCGAAAACGGAGACATCTCAGTGGCCATAAGTTGCCGTCATTGTGACGAGCCAGCCTGTGTGGCGGCCTGTATCGCCGGTGGCCTGCACAAAGACCCGGAAACAGGGCGCACTGTCTATGACAGAGAAAAATGTGTCGGCTGCTGGTCCTGTCTCATGTCCTGCCCATACGGTGCCATTAGGCGGCACCCCACAGAGGATAAGATCGTTAAATGTGATTTGTGTTTTGAGCGCGAGAACGGTCCCGCCTGTGTGGAAGCGTGTCCTAATGGGGCACTAAAATTCGAAGAACGATAG